One window from the genome of Saimiri boliviensis isolate mSaiBol1 chromosome 2, mSaiBol1.pri, whole genome shotgun sequence encodes:
- the KANK1 gene encoding KN motif and ankyrin repeat domain-containing protein 1 isoform X3: protein MAHTTKVNGNASGKADDSLNGDQDKEQKDPYFVETPYGYQLDLDFLKYVDDIQKGNTIKRLNIQKRRKPSVRCLEPRTTSGQQGVWTSTESLSSSNSDDNKQCPNFLLARSQVTSTPIPKPSAPLETSLPFLTIPENRQLPPPSPQLPKHNLHVTKTLMETRRRLEQERATMQMTPGEFRRPRLASFGGMGSTGSLPSFVGSGNHNPAMHQLQNGYQGNGDYGGYAPAAATTSSMGSSIRHSPLSSGISTPVTNVSPTHLQHIREQMAIALKRLKELEEQVRTIPVLQVKISVLQEEKRQLASQLKNQRAASQNDLCGVRKRSYSAGNASQLEQLSRARRSVGELYIDYEEEEMESVEQSTQRIKEFRQLTADMQALEQKIQDSSCEASSELRENGECRSVAVGAEENMNDVVVYHRGSRSFKDAAVGTVIEMRNYGVNVTEAMLGVTTEADKEIELQQQTIEALKEKIYRLEVQLRETTHDREMTKLKQELQAAGSRKKVDKATMAHPLVFSKVVEAVVQTRDQIVGSHAVLVDTCVGTSVQTNSVGISCQPEWKNKVVGPELPMNWWIVKERVEMHDQCTGKSVEMCDKSVSVEVSVCETGSNTEESVSDLTLLKTNLNIKEVRSIGCGDCSVDVTVCSPKEYTSQGVNTEALGQVEAAVMAVPHTADQDTSTGLEQVHQFTNTETATLIESCTNTCLSTLDKQTSTQTVETRTVAVGEGRVKDVNSSTKTRSIGVGTLLSGHSGFDRPSAVKTKESGVGQININDNYLVGLKMRTIACGPPQLTVGLTASRRSVGVGDDPVGESLENPQPQVPPGMMTGLDHYIERVQKLLAEQQTLLAENYSELAEAFGEPHSQIGSLNSQLISTLSSINSVMKSASTEELRNPDFQKTSLGKITGNNLGHTCKCGGLQSGSPLSSQTSQPKQEVGTSEGKPLSSLDAFPTQEGTLSPVNLTDDQIAAGLYACTSNESTLKSIMKKKDGNKDSKGTKKNLQFVGINGGYELSEKMLSACNLLKNNINDPKALTSKDMRFCLNTLQHEWFRVSSQKSAIPAMVGDYIAAFEAISPDVLRYVINLADGNGNTALHYSVSHSNFEIVKLLLDADVCNVDHQNKAGYTPIMLAALAAVEAEKDMRVVEELFGCGDVNAKASQAGQTALMLAVSHGRIDMVKGLLACGADVNIQDDEGSTALMCASEHGHVEIVKLLLAQPGCNGHLEDNDGSTALSIALEAGHKDIAVLLYAHVNFAKAQSPGTPRLGRKTSPGPTHRGSFD from the exons GAAAAGCAGATGATAGTCTGAATGGAGACCAGGACAAGGAACAGAAAGACCCTTACTTTGTGGAGACCCCCTATGGTTATCAGCTAGACTTAGATTTCCTCAAATATGTGGATGATATACAGAAGGGAAACACCATCAAAAGACTGAACATCCAGAAGAGGCGGAAGCCATCTGTGCGATGCCTGGAACCGAGGACCACATCTGGTCAGCAAGGTGTATGGACTTCCACTGaatccctctcctcctccaacaGTGATGACAACAAGCAGTGCCCCAACTTCCTCCTAGCCAGAAGCCAAGTGACATCAACTCCAATCCCAAAGCCCTCTGCCCCTCTAGAGACCTCACTCCCTTTTCTTACTATCCCAGAAAATCGACAGCTGCCACCTCCCTCACCGCAACTCCCAAAGCATAACCTTCATGTCACCAAGACACTGATGGAGACCCGGAGAAGACTGGAACAGGAGAGAGCCACCATGCAGATGACACCGGGTGAGTTCAGAAGGCCCAGGCTGGCCAGTTTTGGAGGCATGGGCTCCACaggctccctcccctcctttgtGGGTTCTGGAAACCACAATCCTGCCATGCACCAGCTTCAGAATGGATACCAAGGTAATGGGGATTATGGTGGCTATGCCCCAGCTGCTGCCACCACTTCCTCCATGGGGAGCTCCATCCGCCACAGCCCCCTGAGCTCAGGGATCTCCACCCCAGTGACCAATGTGAGCCCCACGCACCTGCAGCATATTCGTGAGCAGATGGCCATTGCCCTAAAACGCCTGAAGGAGCTGGAGGAACAGGTGCGAACCATCCCTGTGCTCCAGGTAAAGATCTCTGTCTTGCAAGAAGAGAAAAGACAGTTGGCCTCACAGCTGAAAAACCAAAGGGCTGCATCTCAGAACGACCTCTGTGGTGTGAGGAAGCGGTCGTACAGTGCGGGGAACGCCTCCCAGCTGGAACAGCTCTCCCGGGCCCGGAGAAGTGTCGGGGAATTATACATCGACtatgaggaagaagaaatggagagCGTAGAACAGAGCACACAGAGGATAAAGGAGTTCCGACAGCTTACAGCAGACATGCAAGCCCTGGAGCAGAAGATTCAGGACAGCAGCTGTGAGGCTTCCTCCGAGCTCAGGGAGAATGGAGAGTGCCGGTCTGTGGCTGTGGGTGCCGAGGAGAACATGAACGACGTCGTCGTGTACCACAGAGGCTCCAGGTCCTTTAAGGATGCAGCTGTAGGGACAGTTATTGAGATGAGGAATTATGGGGTCAATGTGACAGAGGCCATGCTTGGCGTGACGACTGAAGCTGACAAAGAAATTGAGCTGCAACAGCAGACCATAGAAGCCTTGAAGGAAAAGATCTACCGCCTAGAAGTACAGCTTAGAGAAACCACCCATGACCGGGAGATGACGAAACTAAAACAGGAGCTGCAGGCTGCTGGATCGAGGAAAAAGGTTGACAAAGCCACGATGGCCCATCCACTTGTTTTCAGCAAGGTAGTGGAGGCAGTGGTGCAGACCCGAGACCAAATAGTTGGCAGTCACGCAGTCCTGGTGGACACGTGTGTTGGGACCTCCGTGCAAACAAACAGTGTAGGCATCTCCTGCCAGCCCGAATGGAAGAATAAAGTCGTGGGGCCTGAGCTGCCCATGAATTGGTGGATTGTTAAGGAGAGGGTGGAAATGCATGACCAATGCACTGGGAAATCTGTAGAAATGTGTGACAAGAGTGTGAGTGTGGAAGTCAGCGTCTGCGAAACAGGCAGCAACACAGAGGAGTCTGTGAGCGACCTCACACTCCTCAAGACAAACTTGAATATCAAAGAAGTGCGGTCTATCGGTTGTGGAGATTGCTCTGTGGACGTGACTGTCTGCTCTCCAAAGGAGTACACCTCCCAGGGCGTGAACACTGAGGCTCTTGGCCAGGTGGAAGCTGCCGTCATGGCAGTGCCTCATACTGCAGATCAGGACACTAGCACAGGTTTGGAACAGGTGCACCAGTTCACCAACACCGAGACAGCCACCCTCATAGAGTCCTGCACCAACACTTGCCTAAGCACTTTGGACAAGCAGACCAGCACCCAGACTGTGGAGACACGGACGGTGGCTGTAGGAGAAGGCCGTGTCAAGGACGTTAACTCCTCCACCAAGACGCGGTCCATTGGTGTTGGAACTTTGCTTTCTGGCCATTCTGGGTTTGACAGGCCATCAGCTGTGAAGACCAAAGAGTCCGGCGTGGGGCAGATAAATATTAACGACAACTATCTGGTTGGTCTCAAAATGAGGACCATAGCTTGTGGGCCACCACAGTTGACAGTGGGGCTGACAGCCAGCAGAAGGAGCGTGGGTGTTGGGGATGACCCTGTAGGGGAGTCCCTGGAGAACCCCCAGCCCCAGGTTCCTCCTGGAATGATGACCGGCTTGGATCACTACATTGAGCGCGTCCAGAAGCTGCTGGCAGAACAGCAGACGCTGCTGGCTGAGAACTATAGTGAACTGGCAGAAGCTTTCGGGGAGCCTCACTCACAGATTGGCTCCCTCAACTCTCAGCTCATCAGCACCCTCTCGTCTATCAACTCTGTCATGAAGTCTGCAAGCACGGAAGAGCTGAGGAACCCTGACTTCCAGAAAACCAGTCTGGGTAAAATCACAG GCAATAATTTGGGACATACGTGTAAGTGTGGAGGCCTTCAGTCAGGAAGTCCCTTAAGCTCCCAGACATCCCAGCCTAAGCAAGAAGTGGGAACCTCAGAAGGAAAGCCTCTCAGCAGCCTGGATGCCTTCCCCACTCAGGAAGGTACGCTATCTCCAGTGAACCTGACAGACGACCAGATCGCCGCTGGCCTTTACG CATGTACAAGCAATGAAAGTACATTGAAGTCCATCATGAAGAAGAAAGATGGTAACAAAGATTCAAAAGGCACGAAAAAGAATCTTCAGTTTGTTGGCATTAATGGAGG atATGAATTAAGTGAAAAGATGTTGTCTGCATGCAACttactgaaaaataatataaatgaccCCAAAGCTCTGACCAGCAAAGATATG AGGTTCTGTCTGAACACCCTCCAGCATGAATGGTTCCGCGTGTCCAGTCAGAAGTCGGCCATTCCAGCCATGGTGGGGGACTACATCGCTGCTTTTGAGGCCATCTCCCCAGATGTCCTCCGCTATGTCATCAACTTGGCAGACGGCAACGGCAACACAGCCCTCCATTACAGCGTGTCCCACTCCAACTTTGAGATAGTGAAGCTGCTGCTGGACGCCG acGTGTGTAACGTGGATCACCAGAACAAGGCAGGCTATACCCCCATCATGCTGGCAGCCCTTGCCGCTGTGGAAGCAGAAAAAGACATGCGGGTTGTGGAGGAACTCTTCGGCTGTGGGGATGTGAATGCCAAAGCCAGTCAG GCGGGACAGACGGCCCTCATGCTGGCGGTCAGTCACGGGAGGATAGACATGGTGAAAGGCCTGCTGGCCTGCGGGGCTGATGTCAACATCCAGGATGACGAGGGCTCCACGGCCCTCATGTGTGCCAGCGAGCACGGGCACGTGGAGATTGTCAAGCTGCTGCTGGCCCAGCCCGGCTGCAACGGTCACCTAGAGGACAAT GACGGCAGCACTGCGCTCTCGATCGCCCTGGAAGCGGGACACAAGGACATCGCAGTTCTTCTGTATGCCCACGTCAACTTTGCAAAAGCCCAGTCTCCG GGCACCCCTAGACTTGGAAGGAAGACGTCTCCTGGCCCCACCCACCGAGGTTCATTTGACTGA
- the KANK1 gene encoding KN motif and ankyrin repeat domain-containing protein 1 isoform X1: MAHTTKVNGNASGKADDSLNGDQDKEQKDPYFVETPYGYQLDLDFLKYVDDIQKGNTIKRLNIQKRRKPSVRCLEPRTTSGQQGVWTSTESLSSSNSDDNKQCPNFLLARSQVTSTPIPKPSAPLETSLPFLTIPENRQLPPPSPQLPKHNLHVTKTLMETRRRLEQERATMQMTPGEFRRPRLASFGGMGSTGSLPSFVGSGNHNPAMHQLQNGYQGNGDYGGYAPAAATTSSMGSSIRHSPLSSGISTPVTNVSPTHLQHIREQMAIALKRLKELEEQVRTIPVLQVKISVLQEEKRQLASQLKNQRAASQNDLCGVRKRSYSAGNASQLEQLSRARRSVGELYIDYEEEEMESVEQSTQRIKEFRQLTADMQALEQKIQDSSCEASSELRENGECRSVAVGAEENMNDVVVYHRGSRSFKDAAVGTVIEMRNYGVNVTEAMLGVTTEADKEIELQQQTIEALKEKIYRLEVQLRETTHDREMTKLKQELQAAGSRKKVDKATMAHPLVFSKVVEAVVQTRDQIVGSHAVLVDTCVGTSVQTNSVGISCQPEWKNKVVGPELPMNWWIVKERVEMHDQCTGKSVEMCDKSVSVEVSVCETGSNTEESVSDLTLLKTNLNIKEVRSIGCGDCSVDVTVCSPKEYTSQGVNTEALGQVEAAVMAVPHTADQDTSTGLEQVHQFTNTETATLIESCTNTCLSTLDKQTSTQTVETRTVAVGEGRVKDVNSSTKTRSIGVGTLLSGHSGFDRPSAVKTKESGVGQININDNYLVGLKMRTIACGPPQLTVGLTASRRSVGVGDDPVGESLENPQPQVPPGMMTGLDHYIERVQKLLAEQQTLLAENYSELAEAFGEPHSQIGSLNSQLISTLSSINSVMKSASTEELRNPDFQKTSLGKITGNNLGHTCKCGGLQSGSPLSSQTSQPKQEVGTSEGKPLSSLDAFPTQEGTLSPVNLTDDQIAAGLYACTSNESTLKSIMKKKDGNKDSKGTKKNLQFVGINGGYETTSSDDSSSDESSSSESDDECDVIEYPLEEEEEEEEDEDTRGMAQGHHAVNIEGFKSARVEDEMQVQECEPEKVEIRERYELSEKMLSACNLLKNNINDPKALTSKDMRFCLNTLQHEWFRVSSQKSAIPAMVGDYIAAFEAISPDVLRYVINLADGNGNTALHYSVSHSNFEIVKLLLDADVCNVDHQNKAGYTPIMLAALAAVEAEKDMRVVEELFGCGDVNAKASQAGQTALMLAVSHGRIDMVKGLLACGADVNIQDDEGSTALMCASEHGHVEIVKLLLAQPGCNGHLEDNDGSTALSIALEAGHKDIAVLLYAHVNFAKAQSPGTPRLGRKTSPGPTHRGSFD, encoded by the exons GAAAAGCAGATGATAGTCTGAATGGAGACCAGGACAAGGAACAGAAAGACCCTTACTTTGTGGAGACCCCCTATGGTTATCAGCTAGACTTAGATTTCCTCAAATATGTGGATGATATACAGAAGGGAAACACCATCAAAAGACTGAACATCCAGAAGAGGCGGAAGCCATCTGTGCGATGCCTGGAACCGAGGACCACATCTGGTCAGCAAGGTGTATGGACTTCCACTGaatccctctcctcctccaacaGTGATGACAACAAGCAGTGCCCCAACTTCCTCCTAGCCAGAAGCCAAGTGACATCAACTCCAATCCCAAAGCCCTCTGCCCCTCTAGAGACCTCACTCCCTTTTCTTACTATCCCAGAAAATCGACAGCTGCCACCTCCCTCACCGCAACTCCCAAAGCATAACCTTCATGTCACCAAGACACTGATGGAGACCCGGAGAAGACTGGAACAGGAGAGAGCCACCATGCAGATGACACCGGGTGAGTTCAGAAGGCCCAGGCTGGCCAGTTTTGGAGGCATGGGCTCCACaggctccctcccctcctttgtGGGTTCTGGAAACCACAATCCTGCCATGCACCAGCTTCAGAATGGATACCAAGGTAATGGGGATTATGGTGGCTATGCCCCAGCTGCTGCCACCACTTCCTCCATGGGGAGCTCCATCCGCCACAGCCCCCTGAGCTCAGGGATCTCCACCCCAGTGACCAATGTGAGCCCCACGCACCTGCAGCATATTCGTGAGCAGATGGCCATTGCCCTAAAACGCCTGAAGGAGCTGGAGGAACAGGTGCGAACCATCCCTGTGCTCCAGGTAAAGATCTCTGTCTTGCAAGAAGAGAAAAGACAGTTGGCCTCACAGCTGAAAAACCAAAGGGCTGCATCTCAGAACGACCTCTGTGGTGTGAGGAAGCGGTCGTACAGTGCGGGGAACGCCTCCCAGCTGGAACAGCTCTCCCGGGCCCGGAGAAGTGTCGGGGAATTATACATCGACtatgaggaagaagaaatggagagCGTAGAACAGAGCACACAGAGGATAAAGGAGTTCCGACAGCTTACAGCAGACATGCAAGCCCTGGAGCAGAAGATTCAGGACAGCAGCTGTGAGGCTTCCTCCGAGCTCAGGGAGAATGGAGAGTGCCGGTCTGTGGCTGTGGGTGCCGAGGAGAACATGAACGACGTCGTCGTGTACCACAGAGGCTCCAGGTCCTTTAAGGATGCAGCTGTAGGGACAGTTATTGAGATGAGGAATTATGGGGTCAATGTGACAGAGGCCATGCTTGGCGTGACGACTGAAGCTGACAAAGAAATTGAGCTGCAACAGCAGACCATAGAAGCCTTGAAGGAAAAGATCTACCGCCTAGAAGTACAGCTTAGAGAAACCACCCATGACCGGGAGATGACGAAACTAAAACAGGAGCTGCAGGCTGCTGGATCGAGGAAAAAGGTTGACAAAGCCACGATGGCCCATCCACTTGTTTTCAGCAAGGTAGTGGAGGCAGTGGTGCAGACCCGAGACCAAATAGTTGGCAGTCACGCAGTCCTGGTGGACACGTGTGTTGGGACCTCCGTGCAAACAAACAGTGTAGGCATCTCCTGCCAGCCCGAATGGAAGAATAAAGTCGTGGGGCCTGAGCTGCCCATGAATTGGTGGATTGTTAAGGAGAGGGTGGAAATGCATGACCAATGCACTGGGAAATCTGTAGAAATGTGTGACAAGAGTGTGAGTGTGGAAGTCAGCGTCTGCGAAACAGGCAGCAACACAGAGGAGTCTGTGAGCGACCTCACACTCCTCAAGACAAACTTGAATATCAAAGAAGTGCGGTCTATCGGTTGTGGAGATTGCTCTGTGGACGTGACTGTCTGCTCTCCAAAGGAGTACACCTCCCAGGGCGTGAACACTGAGGCTCTTGGCCAGGTGGAAGCTGCCGTCATGGCAGTGCCTCATACTGCAGATCAGGACACTAGCACAGGTTTGGAACAGGTGCACCAGTTCACCAACACCGAGACAGCCACCCTCATAGAGTCCTGCACCAACACTTGCCTAAGCACTTTGGACAAGCAGACCAGCACCCAGACTGTGGAGACACGGACGGTGGCTGTAGGAGAAGGCCGTGTCAAGGACGTTAACTCCTCCACCAAGACGCGGTCCATTGGTGTTGGAACTTTGCTTTCTGGCCATTCTGGGTTTGACAGGCCATCAGCTGTGAAGACCAAAGAGTCCGGCGTGGGGCAGATAAATATTAACGACAACTATCTGGTTGGTCTCAAAATGAGGACCATAGCTTGTGGGCCACCACAGTTGACAGTGGGGCTGACAGCCAGCAGAAGGAGCGTGGGTGTTGGGGATGACCCTGTAGGGGAGTCCCTGGAGAACCCCCAGCCCCAGGTTCCTCCTGGAATGATGACCGGCTTGGATCACTACATTGAGCGCGTCCAGAAGCTGCTGGCAGAACAGCAGACGCTGCTGGCTGAGAACTATAGTGAACTGGCAGAAGCTTTCGGGGAGCCTCACTCACAGATTGGCTCCCTCAACTCTCAGCTCATCAGCACCCTCTCGTCTATCAACTCTGTCATGAAGTCTGCAAGCACGGAAGAGCTGAGGAACCCTGACTTCCAGAAAACCAGTCTGGGTAAAATCACAG GCAATAATTTGGGACATACGTGTAAGTGTGGAGGCCTTCAGTCAGGAAGTCCCTTAAGCTCCCAGACATCCCAGCCTAAGCAAGAAGTGGGAACCTCAGAAGGAAAGCCTCTCAGCAGCCTGGATGCCTTCCCCACTCAGGAAGGTACGCTATCTCCAGTGAACCTGACAGACGACCAGATCGCCGCTGGCCTTTACG CATGTACAAGCAATGAAAGTACATTGAAGTCCATCATGAAGAAGAAAGATGGTAACAAAGATTCAAAAGGCACGAAAAAGAATCTTCAGTTTGTTGGCATTAATGGAGG GTATGAAACAACTTCAAGTGATGATTCCAGCTCAGATGAAAGCTCTTCTTCCGAGTCAGATGACGAGTGTGATGTCATTGAGTATCCTcttgaagaagaggaggaagaggaggaggatgaagacaCTCGGGGAATGGCACAAGGGCACCATGCAGTTAATATTGAAGGTTTCAAGTCTGCCAGGGTGGAAGATGAAATGCAGGTTCAAGAATGTGAACCTGAGAAGGTGGAAATCAGAGAGAG atATGAATTAAGTGAAAAGATGTTGTCTGCATGCAACttactgaaaaataatataaatgaccCCAAAGCTCTGACCAGCAAAGATATG AGGTTCTGTCTGAACACCCTCCAGCATGAATGGTTCCGCGTGTCCAGTCAGAAGTCGGCCATTCCAGCCATGGTGGGGGACTACATCGCTGCTTTTGAGGCCATCTCCCCAGATGTCCTCCGCTATGTCATCAACTTGGCAGACGGCAACGGCAACACAGCCCTCCATTACAGCGTGTCCCACTCCAACTTTGAGATAGTGAAGCTGCTGCTGGACGCCG acGTGTGTAACGTGGATCACCAGAACAAGGCAGGCTATACCCCCATCATGCTGGCAGCCCTTGCCGCTGTGGAAGCAGAAAAAGACATGCGGGTTGTGGAGGAACTCTTCGGCTGTGGGGATGTGAATGCCAAAGCCAGTCAG GCGGGACAGACGGCCCTCATGCTGGCGGTCAGTCACGGGAGGATAGACATGGTGAAAGGCCTGCTGGCCTGCGGGGCTGATGTCAACATCCAGGATGACGAGGGCTCCACGGCCCTCATGTGTGCCAGCGAGCACGGGCACGTGGAGATTGTCAAGCTGCTGCTGGCCCAGCCCGGCTGCAACGGTCACCTAGAGGACAAT GACGGCAGCACTGCGCTCTCGATCGCCCTGGAAGCGGGACACAAGGACATCGCAGTTCTTCTGTATGCCCACGTCAACTTTGCAAAAGCCCAGTCTCCG GGCACCCCTAGACTTGGAAGGAAGACGTCTCCTGGCCCCACCCACCGAGGTTCATTTGACTGA